A genomic region of Candidatus Saccharimonadales bacterium contains the following coding sequences:
- a CDS encoding divergent PAP2 family protein: protein MLIFSPYIIAILLGWIVAQGAKYLIVAVRQRRFDHIRQLYLSGNMPSAHSATVVALVVVVALRDGLESGLFAVAALLAGIVMYDAVMVRRSSGEQGVAIQQLIKEQKSSVSLPRAAKGHTPMEVLVGALLGLIIGLVVFLATK from the coding sequence ATGTTGATATTTTCCCCTTATATCATTGCAATTCTCCTGGGGTGGATTGTTGCTCAGGGGGCAAAATACCTTATTGTGGCAGTTCGCCAGCGTCGTTTTGATCACATTCGCCAGTTATATTTGTCTGGCAATATGCCAAGTGCCCACAGCGCGACAGTGGTGGCACTCGTGGTCGTCGTGGCACTGCGTGATGGCTTAGAGAGTGGACTCTTTGCGGTTGCAGCTTTACTTGCCGGAATCGTCATGTACGATGCTGTAATGGTTCGACGATCCTCTGGGGAGCAGGGCGTGGCAATCCAGCAGCTTATTAAAGAGCAGAAAAGTTCGGTTTCTTTGCCTCGCGCAGCAAAGGGCCATACTCCTATGGAAGTGCTAGTGGGCGCGCTGCTCGGACTTATAATCGGTCTAGTTGTCTTTTTGGCTACAAAATAA
- the gyrA gene encoding DNA gyrase subunit A — MDDDMTTTTPTEDTTPLEGDIVENTTGLEHRTLENVMEDNFFRYSMSVIVERALPDVRDGLKPVHRRILYTMNRDGLRGGSKHRKSATVVGAVMGDFHPHGDTAIYDSMVRLAQPWALRYPLVDGQGNFGSMDGDPAAAMRYTEARMTRAADEMIVDIDKDTIDFRDNYDGRLQEPMVLPAKLPNLLLNGQIGIAVGMATNIPPHNLGELVDASIELIDNEHATLDDLLKHVKGPDFPTGAVVYGGAPMKQAYQTGRGSVMIRAVADIVETKKGRHQIVVTEVPYGVNKATLIEKIAELVKDKKLNGISDLRDESARGTVRVVIELKKDAYPKKVLNQLYKLTALQTSFNFNMLALIDGIQPRILGLQEMLQEFVKHRQKVVRRRTEFELKKAKERAHILEGYKIALDHIDEVIKTIRASKTQDEAEKALITKFNLSEIQAKAILAMQLRRLTGLEREAIENELKELLALISKLEGILADEKEILKIIKTELLEMKEKYGDDRRSKMINHELGKFSDEELIPEEESVILLTTENYIKRTLLSEYRRQNRGGKGKRGMTTKEEDVIDQLVPANTHDYLLFFTNKGRTFRLKAYEVPAASLAAKGVAAVNLLQLQPEEKITSIIRHGKDTSDEGYLFMATTKGTIKKTPFKDYANIRTNGLIAIRLDDKDELRWIKKTSGKNDVIISTSAGQAVRFNEEDARPMGRAARGVRGVRLRPNDSVVGMDIVCNDAQNLLVISRNGYGKITKASNFPSHKRGGVGIKAAVVTAKTGPIVDVRTLEPEASELLMISNNGQTIRVSLKDIPVLGRTTQGVRVMRLADGDVVSSLGLMAEQPQDIEDSVE, encoded by the coding sequence ATGGATGATGATATGACAACAACTACACCGACAGAGGACACTACACCTCTAGAGGGGGATATTGTAGAGAATACAACTGGACTTGAACACCGTACGCTCGAAAACGTTATGGAGGATAACTTCTTCCGTTACTCCATGAGTGTAATTGTTGAGCGTGCACTACCTGATGTGCGTGATGGTCTTAAGCCGGTTCATCGGCGTATCCTCTATACAATGAACCGCGATGGACTGCGCGGCGGTTCAAAACACCGTAAAAGTGCAACGGTTGTAGGTGCCGTAATGGGTGACTTCCACCCTCATGGTGATACGGCAATCTATGATTCGATGGTTCGTTTGGCTCAGCCTTGGGCTTTACGTTACCCGCTTGTTGATGGACAAGGCAACTTCGGTTCTATGGATGGCGACCCGGCGGCGGCGATGCGTTACACCGAGGCGCGTATGACTCGTGCAGCCGATGAAATGATTGTTGATATCGATAAAGATACGATTGATTTTCGTGATAACTACGATGGTCGCTTGCAAGAGCCTATGGTATTGCCTGCTAAGCTGCCGAACTTATTGCTCAACGGTCAGATTGGTATTGCAGTGGGTATGGCGACAAATATTCCTCCGCATAACCTTGGAGAGTTAGTTGATGCTTCGATCGAACTCATCGATAACGAACACGCAACACTCGATGACCTACTGAAACACGTTAAAGGACCTGATTTCCCAACGGGCGCAGTTGTGTATGGTGGGGCTCCTATGAAGCAAGCTTATCAGACAGGTCGCGGGAGCGTCATGATTCGGGCAGTTGCTGATATTGTTGAAACCAAGAAGGGCCGTCATCAGATCGTTGTCACCGAAGTACCGTATGGTGTAAATAAGGCAACACTTATTGAAAAGATTGCTGAATTAGTTAAAGACAAGAAACTTAACGGGATTAGTGACCTACGCGACGAGAGTGCTCGCGGAACTGTTCGAGTTGTTATCGAACTCAAAAAAGACGCTTACCCAAAGAAGGTGCTTAACCAGCTCTACAAGCTAACCGCACTTCAAACCAGTTTTAATTTCAATATGTTGGCACTGATAGACGGTATTCAGCCGCGTATTCTTGGCCTACAGGAAATGCTTCAAGAATTTGTGAAGCATCGCCAGAAGGTAGTCCGCCGACGTACAGAATTTGAGCTTAAGAAGGCAAAAGAGCGTGCACATATTCTTGAAGGATACAAAATTGCTCTTGACCATATCGATGAAGTGATCAAGACCATTCGTGCGAGTAAGACACAAGACGAAGCTGAGAAGGCTTTGATCACAAAGTTTAATCTTAGCGAGATTCAAGCTAAAGCTATCCTGGCAATGCAGCTCCGTCGATTGACCGGTTTAGAGCGAGAGGCTATCGAGAATGAGCTTAAAGAACTTCTTGCACTGATTTCAAAGCTGGAGGGAATTCTGGCCGATGAAAAGGAAATCCTAAAGATTATTAAAACCGAACTGCTTGAAATGAAAGAGAAGTACGGGGATGATCGCCGCTCAAAGATGATCAATCATGAGCTCGGCAAGTTTAGTGACGAAGAGCTTATCCCCGAGGAGGAGTCCGTTATACTTCTTACAACAGAAAACTACATCAAGAGGACACTTCTTAGCGAATATCGTCGTCAAAATAGGGGCGGTAAGGGTAAGCGTGGCATGACAACTAAGGAAGAAGATGTCATCGATCAACTTGTGCCAGCCAATACACACGACTACCTGCTGTTCTTCACTAATAAGGGTAGAACGTTCCGCCTTAAGGCATATGAAGTTCCTGCCGCGAGCCTGGCCGCCAAAGGCGTTGCAGCCGTAAACTTGCTCCAGTTGCAGCCTGAAGAAAAAATCACCTCAATCATTCGTCATGGAAAAGACACAAGTGATGAGGGCTACCTCTTCATGGCGACCACGAAGGGGACGATCAAAAAGACACCGTTCAAGGACTATGCTAATATCCGTACGAACGGCCTTATCGCTATTCGGCTTGATGACAAAGATGAGCTGCGATGGATTAAAAAGACCTCTGGTAAGAACGATGTAATAATATCAACGTCTGCGGGTCAGGCAGTCCGGTTCAATGAAGAAGACGCGCGCCCTATGGGTAGGGCAGCCCGAGGTGTTCGTGGCGTTCGCCTTCGTCCGAATGATTCGGTTGTAGGTATGGACATAGTTTGCAATGATGCTCAGAATCTTCTAGTTATCAGTAGGAACGGATACGGTAAGATTACAAAAGCAAGTAATTTCCCAAGTCACAAGCGTGGAGGAGTGGGTATTAAAGCAGCTGTTGTGACAGCTAAGACGGGCCCTATCGTTGATGTTCGCACACTCGAGCCTGAGGCAAGTGAGCTCCTGATGATCTCAAATAATGGTCAAACGATTCGAGTTAGCCTTAAAGATATTCCGGTACTCGGTCGTACCACTCAAGGTGTTCGTGTGATGAGACTGGCCGACGGGGACGTTGTTTCTTCGCTTGGTTTGATGGCAGAACAGCCCCAGGATATTGAGGATAGTGTAGAATAG